The sequence TCTCCAAATGGTGACAAAGGCCATTGAATATAGGAAGTGGAGTGCTGGAGGAGTCACCACTGTGTTCCTCCACCAATATGCCTCTTGTTTGGAGCCATTCCAGGAAGGTGGGGTTTTCACCTTCTCCTTggcctgggcttttttcaaaagatgggagcgaaggcacctgggatgcagcagcccctcactgTGCCTGAACTCCTCTTCTGCATGAATCTGGGCTCTCTCTTACAACCGACCAAGTCTCTCATTTCAGGAGACCTGTGGCATGCTGAAGGCAGGACTACCGTCCCTGACTGTACTGCACAGAGATCCACGTGGTCCTGTGTCAGCTGGACTATGCTGCAAGCGAACCCTGCTGGATCATGTGGAGCTGATCATGGTGTCCTGGCCATTAGCTGCCATGTCTGCAACCAGAGCCCCAGAAGAGGAGAGGCGCATCTCTGCGGACACgctcccctttcctcttgcATGACAGAGGGGATGCCAGTGACTGCCCAGCAGTgcccatccctgggggctgtgcacagctgggTGAGGCTCTCGGGGGGggtttctctgcctctttgtCTTCCTCAGAGTGAGCACCGTGATATTTCCCCACATTTCTCCACCCGTTCATGCTGCTCCTGCTATTGTGTTTAGGCTCTCTAGGGATGGGGGTTTCAGGTGCAGTTCCAAAAATGACCCTGAACATCCTGCCACAGATGTGTCGGAACAGCAATGAGGTGTTCCATCGCCCATCTGACTTGTGGGGCCACAGGCAATGCAGTGCAAGGGGGTGGGTAACACGCCAACTGTCCCTGCACAAGACCTAGAGTGCCTTTCTCCTGGGATCATAAtgaaccagcacctcctggtcaCAACCAAGAATTCTTCAATGTAGGCCCTACTGTCCCACGGACTATAAGGATGCAGTTTGCAAACTACCAGTGATTTTATCCCCACCCAGCACCTCTTGTACCCAGGCAGAGTCCTGTGTCAGGGCATAAAAGGCAGGCAGACCTTGCTGGTGTTAGATGAAGCCATGTGGACATGTCCATGACATAACAAACTAATTCTCAGAGAAGATGTGATTGTTACACTTAATTGGTTTTCTATAAGGAGAAATGAGCCTGCTGCCAAGTGTGcgtgcccaggggagggagggaagcccagGGATCCCTTcgggctgtttcccagcaggttcccctgcagccccagggccatgggcagggagcctggtggggggcagagcaagggaggccttgggctgggcctgtgctgctgagctgggccgggctcctgggcccaaggggagctcctggcaagcgggcagcgctgcagagagccagctctgcccaggagcagctcctgtgcccagcgcagcagggctgggggcactgcctgcagagacagagtgggtaaaggcaggcagaagtggcaggatgcacagagctcgctgggggagaacacttgccagccctgaccccggtaagtctctggctggagggcaatgcagccgcagctcctggaggaaggagaaggcgcgggtgcaggcaggggtgcccagggctgtggtgcagagcagggcccctgctgtgccccaggggctgtgtgccggggcagggcctctgccgcctgccaggctcagcactcagcctgcccggggagctgcccagggcgctgcggggagaagctgtgggtggaaggagcccccccggcagggcagggtcctgctgctggtgggaggctgctgcctggggcagcctgcttaCAGCTACGCAGCGCAACTGGTATGTATCCAAGGGGACGTTGCAAGAGCAGGGATAATGATAGGAAATTCCTGCTGCACTCTTAGCTTTCCAGACTCTCTGCttttagttttctcttctttggctCAGTGAGAATAGAAATAAAGGCTGTCACTTCAGGGTAGAGGCTTTGACTGCTAAGCCTTCACAAGGAGCATTAGAAGGACCCCAGCAAGTCCCTTTCCTGCCCCTCAGCCCACagaaagctccaccaccacatgtgcagtgtcagcagggtctgtgtgacctggtctctaggacgtgcccccagcgagctgcccctgggcagagccctgctgccaggaggtgtctgcagggcagagctgagcacccagcgggtgggatgggggctgtgacctgcaggcaggaggcgtggggacagagatccagctgcaggcagggacagctgcaggcagcagagccacaagcagggagtgagagggagctgctcccagaaacTCCATGGTAGGGGAATTTGGGCACCTCAGCACCATCCCTGCACTGCTGACACCTTCCATTATCTCGACTGCCATCCAGCAAAGCCTCTGTCCCCACAACTATGGGATCTCAGGCTGCATTGTCCCCTTGGCAGCAGGACCCTCAGAACAGAGAACACCCCCAAGTGCCCATCTCTCACTCCATTTCCTGCCTCCCTCACTAGGAACCCTGGaccttttctctgtgtttcccCTCCCATCCATCCTGCCCTTGCTATTCCCCTCAGACTCCCTGGGCAGTGGGTTTAAAGGTAGAGCTCAAACAGCAGAATAGTGAGTCCTGCTCTGGAGGGGCATCCCTGGGAGCAAAGTGCCCAAGCCGGCTCTAGCCAAAATGGCTCTGGTCACTGCAGTGCCTAGTGCTGGGAAATGAGCTGGCTCTGTTCAGGTCACTCTGGTTTCTGGACATCCAGCGGTGTCCCTGGGGTTATCCTGCTGGAGGATGTTGAACAGCCCCTCTGTATTACAGGTACACTGCATCTGAACCAAACTATGAGTTTCAGAATGGGTCACCAGCTTTCCCAGGTACccactgctgcacagcagggctgAGTCCGATGGAGCTCATGGGCAGAGGCCGTGGCTCCAAAAAGTGCTCCGCCAGCACAAACCAGAGCTTCAGCCAGGAAGGAGAatgaagatgctgctgagaaAGCGCGTATTTGTGGAGGTGGGTGAGAAAGGAAGGGTGTTGCTGAAAGGACAGAGATTTTCTCAGAGAAGTCTGCCCAAAGTTCTCCATGTGCTTTTGTCTTTGGACAGGCCCAAAGGCCAAGAGGCATCagatgcccaacagcagctccatcagcgagttcctcctcctgccattcgcagacacgcgggagctgcagctcctgcacttcgcgctcttcctggccatctacctggctgccctcctgggcaacggcctcatcctcaccgccgcagcctgcgaccaccgcctccacacccccatgtacttcttcctcctcaacctcgccctcctcgacctgggctgcatctccaccactctccccaaggccacggccaattccctctgggacaccagggccatttcctacaCGGGATGTGTTGCACAGctctttctatttctattcttcctctcagcagagtattctcttctcaccatcatggcctatgaccgctacattgccatctgcaagcccctgcgCTAtgggaccctcctgggcagcagcgcttgtgcccagatggcagcagctgcctggggtaCTGCTTTTTTcaatgctctgctgcacactgccaatacattttcactgcctctctgccaaggcaatgtcatggaccagttcttctgtgaaatcccccagatcctcaagctttcctgctcagatgcctacctcagggaagctgGGCTTCTCACGTTCATTTCCTTTTTAGggtttgggtgttttgttttcgtTCTTTTCTCTTATGTGCAGATCTttagggctgtgctgaggatgccctctgagcagggacggcacaaagctttttccacatgcctccctcacctggccgtggtctccctctttgtCAGCACCGGAATTTTTGCCTACATGAACCCCTCCtccatttcttccccatccctgaacctggtggtggcagttctgtactccgTGCTGCCTCCAGTATTGAACcccttcatctacagcatgaggaaccaggagctcaagaatTCAATATGGAAACTCCTAACAAGGTGTTTATCAGTGACCAcagactgttttcctttttctgcgGATGACTCTCCGTGTATGTCGTGACAATCCATCTCCCCCTTTTATAAGgagtttgcttgtttgttcagtttgttggttttcctttctgcccttGTGATACTGTTGTCTACCCAGAAATGCCCTTCTTCATGCCCTTCTACCTGAGTATCCATCTGCCTGTACATGTGACCCAGGGTTTCTGTAGCCAAGAAGGCAGGCTCTCTGTGTATTTAAACCAAATAAACCTTGGTCTGAGACCCAATCTCAGCAGATCAGGAGTGAATGGGAACTGGGGATGTGGaggcagtgcccagagccctgcagcagcctgtggtgGGCACTGCtgtggggccagcccagcctgggctgctgggctgggctgggcagagggcagggaggtgggcagagggcagggaggtgggagagctggggggcagctgggctgggctggaagCTACCCAGCACAGAGAAACATCCGTGTCAAGCTGGGATGTGTGGCCATGCATGGGGAGgacacacactgctggctttgGGTCGTGAGGCAGGGATGGAAAACAGGCCGAtgcaggagggaggaggccAGGCTGTGCCCTGTTGGAATGGACAGGGCCCAGTGCCTTCGTCACCTGCAGCCTCTCTTGTCGGCCATGTCCAGCACTGGCCACTCCCCCCATGTTTAGGGGTGTTTTTGGCTGCCAGGCCATCTCTATCCTCATGCCAGGCTCAGGGCCTGTGTCAGGGGAACAGCCAGCCCTTTCGGCCTCTGTCCTGGCCCATAGCCCTGCagacctggagcagggctgtctgcagaggCCCCCATGGGACGTGGCTGGGACATGACATGGGCCGGGGTCTGGAGAAGGCTGCAAAAGCAGGAGGGACATGGAGGGAAGGGGCCTGAGGGTGCCATTGGGATTGTAACAGAGGGAGCTTGACCCAGCCTTGGATGTGCACTGCCATGTGCGGTGCCTTGGCAGCACGGCTGTGGGAGC comes from Anser cygnoides isolate HZ-2024a breed goose chromosome 28, Taihu_goose_T2T_genome, whole genome shotgun sequence and encodes:
- the LOC136787197 gene encoding olfactory receptor 14C36-like; the encoded protein is MPNSSSISEFLLLPFADTRELQLLHFALFLAIYLAALLGNGLILTAAACDHRLHTPMYFFLLNLALLDLGCISTTLPKATANSLWDTRAISYTGCVAQLFLFLFFLSAEYSLLTIMAYDRYIAICKPLRYGTLLGSSACAQMAAAAWGTAFFNALLHTANTFSLPLCQGNVMDQFFCEIPQILKLSCSDAYLREAGLLTFISFLGFGCFVFVLFSYVQIFRAVLRMPSEQGRHKAFSTCLPHLAVVSLFVSTGIFAYMNPSSISSPSLNLVVAVLYSVLPPVLNPFIYSMRNQELKNSIWKLLTRCLSVTTDCFPFSADDSPCMS